The Corynebacterium qintianiae genome has a window encoding:
- a CDS encoding LGFP repeat-containing protein: protein MGGHNRDLGFPISDELTTPDGIGRYNVFEGGMIYWTPQHGAHPVSGTFLLQYTEQGFEKGLLGYPIGDPVAQDSFWQEQEFMGGKLTGVSQITKDLYWPIFAPVVGSSVLQAETFDDDEARENYQERVLPCIEYELPADTKLAAWRVPGKGMVTLDCRRFRTHMAPNPEVGGHPGHFANYPLTRKEWYDFLRCVSYTFPAEDLDRPGLGNCPQRN, encoded by the coding sequence ATGGGTGGACACAACAGGGATCTTGGCTTTCCCATCAGTGATGAGCTGACCACCCCAGACGGAATCGGACGCTACAACGTCTTCGAAGGCGGAATGATCTACTGGACACCACAACACGGAGCACATCCGGTGAGCGGAACATTTCTGCTTCAGTACACTGAACAGGGATTTGAAAAAGGGCTTTTGGGGTACCCCATAGGGGATCCGGTTGCACAAGATAGCTTCTGGCAGGAACAGGAGTTTATGGGCGGAAAATTGACGGGTGTGTCCCAAATAACCAAGGACCTCTACTGGCCGATTTTCGCTCCCGTCGTTGGTTCCTCCGTCCTCCAAGCAGAAACTTTTGATGACGATGAAGCGCGCGAAAATTACCAGGAGCGCGTTCTCCCATGTATTGAATACGAGCTTCCAGCAGATACGAAACTAGCTGCGTGGCGAGTACCGGGCAAAGGTATGGTGACCCTGGATTGCAGACGATTCCGCACACACATGGCGCCTAATCCGGAGGTCGGGGGACATCCGGGCCATTTTGCGAATTATCCTCTAACTAGGAAAGAGTGGTATGATTTTCTGAGATGCGTCTCCTACACTTTCCCAGCGGAGGACCTTGATCGACCCGGTCTTGGCAATTGCCCGCAACGAAACTAA
- a CDS encoding long-chain-fatty-acid--CoA ligase, translating into MGALEEKAWLKHYAPWTPHEVDLGEDTLVDIYERNLAKFSNRTATWFFEKTMTYAELNEQVLKVAAGLQELGVKKGDRVALVMPNCPQHVISFIAVMRIGAIVVEHNPLYTAAELLPQFQDHGAKVAIVWDKAAPTISTIRKDAPLSTIVSVNMIDAMPLKYRAALKLPVPKVKELRDKLTGDAPATMPWAALMIDKQFEAPENVAQDDTILILYTSGTTGPPKGAQLTHANLNSMLKTGMVWVKDLGKEPEKIMTILPLFHVYGFALTVGLGIGTGAELILVPAPEPPLIAMAMKKNSPTFFPGVPTLYEKIAESAIASDKKYPTIRNSFSGASTLPAATIEKWEGITGGRLVEGYGLTETSPILTANPMDGNHRPGYIGVPFPNTEIRIANPDNLDETMPDGEPGELLARGPQVFKGYLNKPEATEAAFHDGWFRTGDMGVMEEDGFIRLVSRIKEMIITGGFNVYPDEVEQVMKQHPDVEDIAVVGRPRKDGSEDVVACVTLREGAVIQSDTLREFARERLTAYKVPRTFYHFEDLSRDMTGKIRRREVQAILMDMLEQGDDTKVGEN; encoded by the coding sequence ATGGGCGCACTGGAAGAAAAGGCCTGGTTGAAGCACTACGCGCCGTGGACGCCGCACGAGGTTGACCTGGGAGAGGACACTCTCGTCGACATTTACGAGCGCAACCTCGCCAAATTCTCGAACCGGACCGCAACGTGGTTCTTCGAGAAGACTATGACGTACGCGGAACTCAACGAGCAGGTGCTCAAAGTTGCGGCGGGTCTCCAAGAACTCGGTGTGAAGAAGGGTGACCGCGTCGCGCTCGTCATGCCCAACTGCCCGCAGCACGTGATCTCCTTCATCGCCGTCATGCGCATCGGCGCCATCGTTGTCGAGCACAACCCGCTCTACACCGCCGCCGAACTCCTGCCCCAGTTCCAGGACCATGGTGCCAAGGTTGCCATCGTCTGGGACAAGGCGGCCCCGACGATCTCGACAATCCGCAAGGACGCACCCCTGTCCACCATCGTTTCGGTCAACATGATCGACGCGATGCCGCTGAAGTATCGCGCGGCGCTGAAACTCCCCGTCCCCAAGGTCAAGGAGCTGCGCGACAAACTCACGGGCGACGCGCCCGCCACCATGCCGTGGGCCGCGCTGATGATTGACAAACAGTTCGAGGCCCCAGAGAACGTGGCGCAGGACGACACCATTCTCATCCTCTACACCTCCGGCACCACAGGCCCGCCGAAGGGTGCGCAGCTGACTCACGCGAACCTGAACTCCATGCTCAAGACAGGCATGGTGTGGGTGAAGGACCTGGGCAAAGAGCCGGAGAAGATCATGACGATCCTCCCTCTCTTCCATGTTTACGGTTTCGCCCTCACAGTCGGTCTGGGCATCGGCACCGGTGCGGAGCTGATCCTTGTCCCCGCGCCGGAGCCGCCGCTCATCGCCATGGCGATGAAGAAGAACTCGCCGACCTTCTTCCCCGGCGTGCCCACGCTGTACGAGAAGATCGCCGAATCTGCCATCGCCAGCGACAAGAAGTACCCAACAATCCGCAACTCCTTCTCCGGCGCATCCACCCTGCCCGCAGCGACGATTGAAAAGTGGGAGGGCATCACTGGCGGCCGTCTCGTGGAGGGCTACGGCCTCACGGAGACCTCGCCGATCCTCACCGCGAATCCGATGGACGGAAACCACCGCCCCGGTTACATCGGCGTGCCGTTCCCAAACACGGAGATTCGCATCGCCAACCCGGACAACCTGGATGAGACCATGCCGGACGGCGAACCGGGAGAGCTTCTGGCCCGCGGCCCGCAGGTGTTCAAGGGTTACCTGAACAAGCCGGAGGCGACGGAAGCCGCGTTCCACGACGGCTGGTTCCGCACCGGCGACATGGGCGTGATGGAGGAGGACGGCTTCATCCGTCTCGTCTCCCGCATCAAGGAAATGATCATCACCGGCGGATTCAACGTCTACCCGGACGAGGTCGAGCAGGTGATGAAGCAGCACCCGGACGTCGAGGACATCGCGGTCGTCGGCCGCCCGCGCAAGGACGGTTCAGAAGACGTCGTCGCCTGCGTGACGCTTCGGGAGGGTGCGGTTATCCAGTCCGACACCCTGCGTGAGTTCGCCCGCGAGCGACTCACCGCCTACAAGGTGCCGCGCACCTTCTACCACTTCGAGGACCTCTCCCGCGACATGACGGGCAAGATCCGCCGCCGCGAGGTGCAGGCAATCCTGATGGACATGCTAGAGCAGGGCGACGACACCAAGGTCGGCGAGAACTAG